The DNA window TTGATTATCCCCTGTTTCTTCAGTTTGTTGATGTGTTTCTGGACTGCAGAAGGGGCTATTCCCATGAATTCGGAAAGTTTTATTCGGGTGATGTAAGGGTCATTTATTATCGCTTGCAACACAACTGCCGTGCGGTCCGTATCATTTGTCTGACCACCTGTCAGACCACCCTTGCCATCTTCATTGTTGTCGTTAGATTTTTCGTTATGGGATGATATCAAGGTGGCTTTCAGCATGAAATCACATTGTCTGTATTCGGGGGCAGGATTGCCTGCAGCCTCCATTTCTCGAAACATTCTATCGACACCTTCGCCAAATTCCTTGACTAATTCATAATCGTGCATGAATTGTGCGATTTTGGGGTTTCGCGAAAAGTGGATTTGGCGGATGTTGTTTAGGCGGACCATTCCCGGCAAAATGCCACTACAATTCATCGTACTTCGCGATTACTTTTTCGAAGAGACTTTCGACATCCGTCATTTTGTAGAGACCGTCCTTGTTTGCGGACAAGCCATCAAATGTTAATTTGTACGATTCCGGCGGAGTTTCGAGAGAAAGGGTCGTCATGTTGCGCAGCTGTTCCGTCGTTTGATATACCAGACTCATATTGGCGTATTCGACACCGTCCTTGCCGCGCCATTTTTCGATAACAAACTTTACTCCGATTGGGGTCTTAGATTCAATGGTCTTGGGGAGCGTATAGTCGCTCACACCGAGAGCGGCCAAGACGCTACCGACATTGGAATCATGCCCGCACAGGAATGAGAACAGTCTCCCCTTGGCATTCAGCTCACTCAAGATTTCTTTCAGAAGCGGACGCGCGACATTCACAGCAACCAAGGGTGCGGTAAACAGCACATCGCCATAAAAGTCCTTGACTGCAGAGACTTTTTCCCATTCCGCGACAGTCAGGTTATGCCCGAAATCGGCATTTTCTTCAGCATTTTCGTAGTACTGCAGCACGAGCGCATCCGCAGCGCCCGTCGCCGTTGTGAGCGAACCTTTCACGCTCGGTTCACGGCCGACTTCCATGATAAATTCTGTATCGTCGGTATCGAATTCGCAGAATTGCTTTTCCTTGCAGCTGACGCTTTCTTCCATATCCAAGACGGAGCCGAGCAAGGCGTAATTTTCAGTCAGTTTCCGGCCGATTCCCGCAAGCGAGCCATCGCCAAACATATCTTCGACTTGTTTCAAGGCGCGTTTTTTGTAGTCATCGTTCAGGAACGTAAACTGCGGCGTAAAAATGGAATCCATGACATCCACTTCGCAGTGATGTTCAATTTCCACATTCGCTTTCGGGAACATGCCCGCCGCAAAATGCGTCGCGGTCGCGATGGTTCGCTGCATCGAGTTGGCGTAGATGCGCACGGCGTCGCCCTGATTTTCAAGGGCGGCCTTCAGACCGTTTTGCGAAATCCACTCGCGGAAATAGGCACCCATTTTTTCTTCGAGGAGTTCCCCGTGCGGCGAGAGGCTCTTGGGCTTTACGGGCCAGGCGTACCACTCATGAGGCGTAAGCTGACCGATGGTTGACTTGCTGTCAGAAAGCGGAGCACGAATGTTGTGGCGGCTCAAGACAACAACACCTTCCAGCGAATAGTCGCCGCAGTCAAAATTGGCGATACACTGTTTTTCGGCAGAAGAACTATTGGACGCACTACTAGACGAATCACCATCGCTGCAGGCAGAAAGAGCCCAAAGCCCAGCAAACGAAATTGCCCATAGCGCAGAATTCATTCTCGTCATTTTTTCGTCCCTTCAGTTTTCTTTTTCCCTGCAGCCTTCAGCTTCTTGAATTCGGCCTGGGCCTTGCGCATATCGGCCATAAAGGCTTCGTTTGTATGCAGGCTCGGGTAGGCGCCCGAGACAAGCACCTTGGAGGCGTCCACGTCGCTTTGCCAGTGGAATCCGGCAATCACGCGGCTCTGCCCCCATTCATAAGCGTATTTCAGCAGAGCATCTTGAGCGGCCGGATTCACCTCGACCAGCAGCAATGCCATCGCCCACGCGCGAACGGTATGTCCCGACGGATAGGATCCGTTTGTTCTCAGTCTTTCTTCGTCAGCGGGCATAAGCGTCGGTTCGTTAAAGCGGTCGTAAGGGCGGCGCCTATTGTAATACCTTTTGGGATAGCTTCCCGGCTGCTTAAGCGTCCTGACCCCGCGTTCAAGCAGGTTCATAATGGCGGGAGTCTTCTGCGCAGAGATTTCCATACCGAAGGGTTCGCTGAACAGCTTGGCCATCTCGGCAACAGTTTCCACCGTCTGAGCAATCGCAAGGGCGACACGTGCAGAATCCTGGCGCATTTCCTTGCCCCACTCGTACTGCGAAATGTCGTACTTGAACTGCGGCGACGTGGTATCGGGAGGCGCCGGGTAAAAATTCAGCGCATTCGGGAGCGCATCAGCATCTACATAGGGTTTGACATCGGCGGCAAAGCTCACCAAGGCAGCCCCGCAAAGGGCTATAGCAGCAAAAGTTTTCTTGAGGTAAAGCATTTCTCTAAAAAATACCAAAAAAAAGCGCCCGGCTTAACCAGGCGAACTTTAATAATATCGAAAATGATCAGTCGTGGGCCTCGCTGCGCGAGGCCGCGACTCGTCGGCTCACCAATACGAAAGTGCAAGCATTTTTCCGCGACGCTCGGCTCCTCTGTGAGCAACAAAGCCCCCAGGTGTTAACTGGGGGCGGTTGCGAGAGGATTGGCTCCAGAGTAAGAACCTTGATGGGCTTAGCCAATCCGGTCTTTAATCATTCATCATATGATTGTAGAACTTGCGGTAGTTGTCACGGTCTTCGGTCTTACGGACGGCGATAGCATCCTGCGGATGGCGGTTCAGCATACCGGTAATCATCTGCGGAATGATGTAACCCCATTCGTACTTTTCCTTGAGCGGCAAGAACAGTTCCTGGTAGGCATCGAGCACCGGACGCAGGTCATACTTCGGGTTCTTGAGGAAGCCGAGGAGCAGTTCGGTGGTGCAGTTACCGGCGCCACGGCCCATGCCAGACACGGAACCGTCGAGGTAATCCACATGATTGATGATGGCCTGAATCGTGTTGGAGAAAGCGAGCTGCTGGTTGTTATGACCATGGAAACCGAACTTCTTGCCCTTCACGATGCTCTTGTAACGGGCCAGTTCCTTATCGATATCTTCCTGGTAGAAAGCGCCGAAACTGTCGACGAGGTAAAGCACGTCTGCCTTGCATTCTTCGTTCACCTGGTGCAGGGCTTCGTCGAGTTCCGGACCGCGGTCACGGCTCACGGCCATAATGTTGAGGGTCGTCTCGTAGCCCATTTCGTGGAAGGCGTTCACCATTTCGATACCCTTGTCAATGTTCTTCACGTAGCTTGCCACGCGGAACATCTGGTACGGGCTTTCGCTAGCGGGCTTCACGGCGTCCATGTTCACGCGGCCCACGTCAGCCATCACGGCCATCTTGATGTTGGAATCGATGCCGTCCTTTACCTTCCACAAAAGATCATCATCGCAGAACTTCCACGGACCATATTCCTTGGGATCGAAGAGCTCCGGAGAGTTCTTGTAGCCCATTTCCATATAGTCCACGCCGGCGGCGGAAAGGAGCGTGTAGAGGCGACGCACAAATTCGAGAGAGAAGTCGTGCTTGTTGACGAGACCGCCATCGCGGATGGTGCAGTCGAGGACTTTGATGCTTTCGTAGTACATGGTTTTACCTTTTGTTTTACTTTCGCAGGCAAAGATAGGTTCTGCAAGGACGTAAGTCAAGAGGACGAGAATAATCCGTTCAAAAAACTACATTTTCAACGCAAAATTTGCGTAATTAAATTCAAAACACGGCTATTTCGTAAAATTCAATGACTTGCAGAAGCAACAATAGCGAGTTCCAACCTCTTAACCATTCAAAAAGGGCTCATTTTCGACTACAAGCAAACCAAAATTCTGTAGGAATCGAAATAGAGGCGCGCCCCCCGTTCAATATTTAACGCACATTCTGCGTAATTAAAATTATCCCTTCGACAGGGTAAGGAGCACTGCACCCGCAAGAATAATGAACGTCGCTAGGAGCAACTTGATTCGTTCGCGGGCAGTCTTGTATTCGCCGAACACGAAAACGCCCCAGGCAAGGTTCACCAAAAGGTTCAGCTGCGTGAGCGGATAACCGATTGCATAGCCGAGCGCCCCATCCGGATCAATAGCCCAGAAGCAGCCGTGCATACCCGCCATCCAGAAAAATCCTGCCAGAACGCTCGTGACGCTCGGAGCCAGCGGATACCAGTACAGCTTGCGACGACGAATCTGGAGAATGGCAAGCAGAATCTGGCTTCCGATAAAAAT is part of the uncultured Fibrobacter sp. genome and encodes:
- a CDS encoding ATP-binding protein; protein product: MNCSGILPGMVRLNNIRQIHFSRNPKIAQFMHDYELVKEFGEGVDRMFREMEAAGNPAPEYRQCDFMLKATLISSHNEKSNDNNEDGKGGLTGGQTNDTDRTAVVLQAIINDPYITRIKLSEFMGIAPSAVQKHINKLKKQGIIKRNGGDFGGHWEILEKK
- a CDS encoding aldolase catalytic domain-containing protein produces the protein MYYESIKVLDCTIRDGGLVNKHDFSLEFVRRLYTLLSAAGVDYMEMGYKNSPELFDPKEYGPWKFCDDDLLWKVKDGIDSNIKMAVMADVGRVNMDAVKPASESPYQMFRVASYVKNIDKGIEMVNAFHEMGYETTLNIMAVSRDRGPELDEALHQVNEECKADVLYLVDSFGAFYQEDIDKELARYKSIVKGKKFGFHGHNNQQLAFSNTIQAIINHVDYLDGSVSGMGRGAGNCTTELLLGFLKNPKYDLRPVLDAYQELFLPLKEKYEWGYIIPQMITGMLNRHPQDAIAVRKTEDRDNYRKFYNHMMND
- a CDS encoding histidine-type phosphatase; this encodes MNSALWAISFAGLWALSACSDGDSSSSASNSSSAEKQCIANFDCGDYSLEGVVVLSRHNIRAPLSDSKSTIGQLTPHEWYAWPVKPKSLSPHGELLEEKMGAYFREWISQNGLKAALENQGDAVRIYANSMQRTIATATHFAAGMFPKANVEIEHHCEVDVMDSIFTPQFTFLNDDYKKRALKQVEDMFGDGSLAGIGRKLTENYALLGSVLDMEESVSCKEKQFCEFDTDDTEFIMEVGREPSVKGSLTTATGAADALVLQYYENAEENADFGHNLTVAEWEKVSAVKDFYGDVLFTAPLVAVNVARPLLKEILSELNAKGRLFSFLCGHDSNVGSVLAALGVSDYTLPKTIESKTPIGVKFVIEKWRGKDGVEYANMSLVYQTTEQLRNMTTLSLETPPESYKLTFDGLSANKDGLYKMTDVESLFEKVIAKYDEL
- a CDS encoding phosphatase PAP2 family protein codes for the protein MVFFREMLYLKKTFAAIALCGAALVSFAADVKPYVDADALPNALNFYPAPPDTTSPQFKYDISQYEWGKEMRQDSARVALAIAQTVETVAEMAKLFSEPFGMEISAQKTPAIMNLLERGVRTLKQPGSYPKRYYNRRRPYDRFNEPTLMPADEERLRTNGSYPSGHTVRAWAMALLLVEVNPAAQDALLKYAYEWGQSRVIAGFHWQSDVDASKVLVSGAYPSLHTNEAFMADMRKAQAEFKKLKAAGKKKTEGTKK